In a single window of the Mugil cephalus isolate CIBA_MC_2020 chromosome 6, CIBA_Mcephalus_1.1, whole genome shotgun sequence genome:
- the LOC125008917 gene encoding aquaporin-4-like: MTESGEALERLRRCCFPCTPHCQFCTRDKVMAAFKGIWTQEFWRCVGAEFFAMLVFVLLSLGSTINWGAVDRDPAPPDLVLISLCFGLSIATMVQCFGHISGAHVNPAVTAAMVVTRKLSLAKAVFYLLAQCTGAIVGAAILYGITPASVRGGMGVTGVNGGISVGKALVVELFITFQLVFTVFATCDHKRTDLKGSSALAIGLSVCIGHLFAIPYTGASMNPARSFGPAVVTWTWDNHWVYWVGPVLGGTLSAALYEYLFCPDPELKKRYSEAFIKTPFIAAKHRQDSVTAQEPLFTVMDVERAERREREREREREVSGEVLSSV, encoded by the exons ATGACGGAGAGCGGAGAGGCTCTGGAGCGCCTGAG GAGGTGTTGCTTCCCCTGTACCCCGCACTGTCAGTTCTGCACTCGAGACAAAGTCATGGCTGCTTTTAAGGGCATCTGGACTCAGGAGTTCTGGCGCTGTGTGGGGGCGGAGTTCTTCGCCATGTTGGTCTTCGTCCTGCTCAGTCTCGGCTCAACCATCAACTGGGGGGCTGTCGACAGGGATCCTGCGCCCCCCGACCTCGTGCTCATTTCACTCTGCTTTGGCTTGAGCATTGCAACCATGGTGCAGTGCTTCGGCCACATCAGCGGTGCTCACGTCAACCCCGCAGTCACAGCGGCTATGGTGGTGACGAGGAAGCTTAGTCTGGCTAAAGCAGTGTTCTACCTTCTGGCCCAGTGTACAGGAGCCATCGTGGGAGCGGCCATCTTGTACGGCATTACCCCGGCCTCTGTCAGGGGCGGCATGGGGGTCACTGGG GTGAATGGAGGCATCTCTGTGGGAAAGGCGCTGGTTGTAGAGCTCTTCATCACCTTTCAGCTCGTCTTCACTGTGTTTGCTACCTGTGACCACAAGCGTACGGACCTGAAGGGATCATCCGCCTTGGCTATTGGCCTGTCTGTGTGTATTGGTCATCTGTTTGCT ATCCCATACACTGGAGCCAGTATGAACCCGGCCCGATCCTTTGGCCCCGCCGTGGTCACATGGACCTGGGACAATCACTGG GTGTACTGGGTGGGTCCAGTTCTGGGTGGGACTCTGTCAGCAGCCCTGTATGAATACCTGTTCTGTCCCGACCCAGAGCTGAAGAAACGTTACTCAGAGGCCTTCATCAAGACGCCCTTCATTGCTGCCAAACACAGGCAGGATTCAGTCACGGCCCAGGAG